The genomic region GGGAAGTTTCGCGGATATCTTCAATCATCTCTTCACCAAAGCTGGACAGAGTCATGATCCGCCGCTTGGGGTAGAACTCGATCAACATTTCGTCGTCGATGACCCGGAGCACAATCATCACGGTCACGTTCCTCATGCCTCCGAGATTCCTGAAGACGTACACGCCATTCTCATAACTGGATCCATGTATGATGCACACGGCGATGATCCGTGGATCGTTCAGCTTCGTGAGCTTGTCAAGAACCTCTGGACGACTAGGCCAGAGATAAAGTTCAGCGGTGTAAGCACAGTTTGGTGTCGATTTGCAAGATTGGTGCACTGATAATATCTACACAGGTCTGCTTTGGACACCAGCTACTTGCTCGTACACTGGGGGCTAAGGTTGAACCCACCCCCGGAGAGCGGTGGGAGCTATCGCATACATCGATGGACTTGACCCTGGTCGGCCAAAAGCTCTTCGTCACGAACGACAAAACTCTTACCGTCCATCAGATGCACCAGGATCACGTTACGACTGTACCGTCATCCGAGACCACGGACCTACTCGATGCAGGGACCAAGGTACACGTCTGGGCATCGACTGAACATACGGAGGTACAAGGTCTGTACATTAGAGATCGGCTGTTTACTTCGCAGGGGCATCTGGGATTCGATGAGAACATGGTTCACAGGCAGATTGAGCTCAGGCAGAAGTCTGGCGCCATAGGGAAGAAAGATTTGGAGCAGGTCCGGGAGGCTCAGGAGAAAGCACATCTGGAGCATGATGGTGAGGTTGTGGCTGCGGCAGTCGTGAGGTTCTTCCATGGTGATGATCATGACATAGACTAGCGTCTGGGGTCTCCATCCTTCTGTTCTATTCTGAGCGCAGCACCGACTTTGCACTACCATTTCCTCGTATCAATCATATCCATACCATCAGCCTTGACACCCTCCCACAAGGCGCTCAATCCAGCGGCAACACCACTCTCCAGCGGTCCGCCCTGAGCCTTCTTTAAACTCGACTCAAAGTGAGTGAGCTTACTACTCAACCCCAGAATCACCGCGTCACCCTCCTCAAGAGCAGAATGATACACGAGCCACCTCAACGAAAGCTCATCCATCTCTACTCCTGCCCTCTCCGAGACCCCGTTCAGCTTCTTCACCGCCTCATGCATACTGGCATGATCATACCACTTCACGTACGGCGTTTGCAACGAGAACCTCTTTCCGGCTTGCACACCATCTTCAGTGAAGTTTCCCAACAGGAACCCTCCCCCAAGCGGTGCATATCCAGCGTAATGGATGCCGTGCTTCCGCAGCAAAGGAAAGAGGGTATCTTCGTGACCGCGGCAGAGGAGATTGTACTGGCCTTGGTACCACGAGGGTTTGACGTAGCCCTCTTCGCCTGCGATATCGAGCCATTCCTGCAGCATTTCCGTGCTGAAGTTGGAGACGCCAAGGTGTTTGAAGCGGCCTTGTTTGTAGTGCTCGTTGAGGGCTTTGGCTTGGTCTGCGATGGGTGTGATGGAGTCTGGTCCGTGGCAATATAGAGTGTCGACTTGGCCCAAGTTCAGGACTTTGAGGCTGTTCATTAAGGATTTCTCGATGCGGTCAGGTAATAGGAATGGGTCTGTCATTTCTGTAATGAGGATCTTGGTATTGATGGAAATCTGTTTCGGTAGAGAGGAACGACCGATGATCTTCTCCGATTCGCCATTTTGGTAGCGTGCTGCAGTGTCGATGTGAGTTATGTTATGTTGTTCGAAGATCTTGCTGACTGCCTCAGGGTCGTGTTGGCCAATGTCGCCGGAGATGAAGTGTGGTGGCATGTTGACTGATGGGTTGGATGTCTGGCTCGGGTGTCTGGATTGCGGGCGAAGAGACAATGGTCGAGCGAGCGTGATTGATGTGAAAGTCGTAGAAGCATTGCGCGTGCTGACATACGGAGATCTGGAGGTTAGTGTCTTCGAGCATGTAAGCTTGCGCAGCACTAGGGCGGATAAGATGACTGATCGACATTTGAGACTCCTTCAAGGCAGCTGCATGTTGAGTATTCGTCCGCCGTTTCGTGGTAGCACGACTCAAGTATAGCTGGATGCATCTATAGCGATACGTCTTGGTGCAAGCAGGAGAGACGTTCTTTGGCTGATGACTCAAGCCGTTCGTTTCCGCTTGGTATCAGACGCCCGCAGAGCCCTGTGCACAGTCCTGAAGTAGAGGGCTGTCATGCCTCGATAACATATTACTCATTATTTACTACTGGGTTGTCGGTGTCGGGTGTAGAGCATGAGATATATACAAAGCCCACCCGTCCCACTGATGCCTTGCTTGCTGAGAAATGCCGCAGATGTCGCTAAGCCGTGCGCAAAATGCAAAGTCGCAGTCAGTAATTCATGATATCCCGCCAGAATCCCCAGTCAATTCGACTGCCGTCTATGATATTCGAAAGAGCCCAGAGCCGCCGTATGTCGGAGAGCTCGGGGTGTATCGTTGGTCTGTCAAGGTCGTTTTTTGCCCTTGCTTGTCGTGGATGATGAGGAGCCGTCAGCTCCAGTTATGTACTGTACCAGGTTCGCCAGCGAGACCGGCCCACTTGAAAGATGGATAACGAAGAACCACAAACATAGCGCATTGACGAAGTAGTGCATCATGTACGCATAGGTGACGCCGTATGACGCGGCGTAGATGGCGAATATGAACATTATGGTGTTGGTGAGGAGGCGGATGCTACTACGTCGAGTTAGTATCCTGTTCTTCAATGATAACCTGATATGGGTGACCTTACCGATTCATCACTCGGGGTATCATGTTGTTGGTGCTCATCATCTCAACCAGCAAGATGTAGCCGAGCACGCATAGCAGGTTGTGATGTGTCGAGAACGGCGTAAGCCAGTGTACGGctaggttgtgtatccagACGACCAGAACCGGCATATTAATGGGCAGAATCCAGAGCATGAGAACTAACATGGAGTGGGTGTAGTTGTAAAAGTTGTAGCTTTGTGCGGACTGGGTATCCCGAGCACCCTTTAGCGCACGAATGCAGGTGGCGACCTGTACAATGCAGAGGACCATGTAGGCGAACTGGTAAGGTATGACCGTCACGACCATCAAAACCAGTATGCCCGTGGTGACCAGTCGCTGAGTCGCAGTCAATGGCCCTTGGCTTCTCCTGTGCAATGTATTAGCTTCTGCGACAGCATCACACGAACAGTGTCTTACCTATGTTCATCCACGGTTCTTTGCGTCCACGCACGCACGCAGGAGAAGATCAACGCAAAGACGTGCTCCAATATGAGCACGATGTAATTCATGGCGATGCAAATACCGACCGCGATGATGGCGAATAGTGGGACCAAGAACCAGAAGAATGGATCTGAGGTTCCCAGCATCAGGTCGTTGACGGTAAAGTCTATCGTTTGCTCCGATGTGCCGGTTGATGTGCTAAGCAGATGTCGCGTCCAGATGTTGTGGCTAGACTTGGACACCGCGACGCCGAAGAACGTCAAAGCAATGAAGATTGCTGGTAGGGATGTTCTGATGCACTGATCCATGCTTTGCGTGAAGCTCATGAACACACCCGTAGTGTCGTAGACTTTGAACTGTTTTCGCAGTACGAGCGCAACGACCAGCAGTGGGAATGCTGCAAATACCGTGCGATACCTCATCACCAGTTTCCCAGCACTACCGAGCTTGTCGACCTTCAAGGAGACTTCAACAGTGGAGTTGCAGGTGGGATCGGTCCAAAGTTGAAGTGACAGGCCCTCGGTGGCGCCTCCACCTAGCAAGGGAGGTGGCATGTATGGCGACAACCCATGCACATTGATGTTGCCGCCTTTAGTGTTGACAAAGTATTTCGACTCATATGGCTCAGCAATATACTGACGCATGAGTGGCGCGAAGCTGGAAGCGTACTTGTCGCACTTCTTCTGCTTAACTTGAAGTGAGTACGCAAACAGAGTGGAGTGCACCTCTGGGATCTTGATCTCTGTCATCATGGGCCTTTGCTTTGGCAATTTGACCTTGAGACCGCCCATGAGAATTTGGTGATGTCCCTTGTTGACTTGGATCGATGCTGCGGCCGCTTGACTAAACTCGGCCATGACCCAGCCCGGTTGACGCTCTTTCGCCTTCTCGAGTACAGCCACGAACTGGTAGTCGGCAACCGTGTGAAGGTCATACTGTAAATACGAGAATGGCTTCGCATTGTCGAATGCATTGACCGAGGTGTTGGTGGATGCAGGAAGCAGCGACACATCCGAGGCGGCATTCTTGCAGGCTAGCCTAGTAGATCCGGCTGAGTTGCCCGTGGAGTCTAGATTGATGGCGTACGACAGTACAGCGAAGCCGCTCGGCGGTGGAAAGACACTGCACAGCAGTACTGACAGGGTGCCTTCTTCCTCGCCAGCATCCAGAGTCTGATCCGTCAACAAGGTGAATTTGCTGCCCTCGACGAACGGCTGCGCTGGCACGGGCATCACGTGTGCCTTCGTTGTGCCAGTATCACCCAAGGACCGAAGCACAAGTCGCTCGCCGTGCGACATGATGGCAGTTGAGCTGTGTTCCAGGGTAAGGAAGAAGTTCGGCTCCTTCTCCAGCAGTCCTTTTTCAACCACAGGCTCCATGCCAGTCAGAAGTCTTTTTCTGAACGCTCGAATCCGTTCGGGCCGACTCTGCGTCTGGCCTGGCCGCCTTACATCGATCACGTCGAAAATGGCTCTGACCAGGGCTTTCCTGAACTGGTCACACCACATGATGGCTAGATGGTCCATGCCGGTCCATACATTGGGTATGCTCGAAGTGAAGACGGTAAAACCATGTGTGTCTGGCACAAGCGAGGTAAGGCTTGTGTACTCGGACGGAATCATGGTGTCGAGCCCACCACCAGCGACAGAAACCAGAGTCACATCGTCCAGAGGGCTCTTGCCAGCAGTCAAGCCAGAGTAAGCGTCTCTCCAGAATGTGTTGACATCGTTGTACGTCTCGACCATCGCCGGGTCAAAGGATATCGGCGGTCTCGCGTGTGGTGCAGAAAGTGTTATGATGGTGTTGATCGTTTTCTCCTGGTAGTTTGGCATTCGAAGCATGGTCCTGGCTACAACGCCACCCATCGAATGACCAAGTATGATGACCGACTTTGGATCAGGAAGTCCGGGCTCGCGCAGTGAGCGCTGCGGCTGGTGGTATAGAGCCAAGATGTACGCTACTGCCTCATTGAGATACTCGGCTTGGTCCAGGAGAGTCTGTCCGTGGAATGCAATGAGTTCCTCGTTGAAGTCCACAGTGAAGAAGTCCAACGGCCTCTTGCCGTCTCCAATGGCATGTCCATCCATCCGTAATGTGTCGTGAAAGTATCGCGCTGCTTCTGCCGCAATCGGGCGCACCTGCTTGTAGCTGCCGGCATTGCCAGGGATGAACAGCACGGGTATGCCCTTGACGCGAACGTCGTCGTCCACGCCGCCCTCTCGGTACAGATAGAGGGAGTATTTGCTAGCAAAGCGAGTGTGCTCTGTGTCGAAGTCTGCAAAGTGGTTGAATCTCGGCATCATGTAGGACATGGCGCATCCCTTCGGATCCTGTTGTCGGTTCAGAAACGAGTGCACTATCGTGAACAGGAGCAACAGTGCGGCCATGCTCGTCGCAAGCGTGAGGAAGGAGCAGCGCCAAGGAGATGGCAATCGTGCGGCGTGCTGGCGGACGTGGTCGGCGATTGGAGCTGGCGCATCGTGAGGGATGGGGGTCGGTGGGGTTTCAAGCAGCGGATTCTTCTCCAGCGCCGGACTGGAGATGGATGTGCGCATCAACGGGCTATGGCCCTCGACAACCGGCGACACGCTCAGCTCCCTGCTCTGCTTGCGCTCCTGCAACCGCGAGCGACTCCCACTTCCGCCGTCCCGTATCATGTCGCGGCTCTTGACGCTCGCTTTCGCCTTGTCGGAAGCACTCGGGGTCGTGGACGCAGGCTTCGGCCGATCGTCATTGTCGCTGGACGTTCTGTCCCTCATGACATGGGCGCCGGGAGAGAATGGAGTATGCTACCGCCGCGTAGCCGTGTCAGCGTTTGGCGAGCATCCAGCGCGTGGGTTGTAGCGACAGTGTAGGGCAAACAATCGGATCGGATGGGCGCCGGTCTGCCGCAGTCACAGCACACCAGCACAGTGAAAGCGAAAGCGAAAGCGAAAGCGCAGAGTGGGCGTGGGCGTGGGCGTGGTCGTGCTGGAGCGTCAAAAGTGAGCGGCAGGAAGAAGCGCGGTGCGGTTGCGACGGAGCAGCGTCGCAGCAGAGGGAGGGCAGGCTGCAGCAGAAGGAGACAGGCAGCTGTTAGCGGACTCCTCTCGCTAGTTCTCCAGTAATGCTTCCGCCGCCGCGCAATACATGTAGCCTGCAATCATCTCATCAACCAGACTCCAGACTCCCCCGGCAGGCACACGGCATGGAACACTATGCATGGCAATCTGCACGTATTCAACGTTGCTGCCACGCGGAGATGCTGCAATGATGATGACACGCTTGTGTAGCGACGCCGACGCCAGATGCATCGTCTCAGTCTCGTCGCAACTTGCAAGCCTTTGACGTCTTTGCCGACGGAAGCTTGACTACATGTAAACTGTAACTCTGCCACACACATCCTTGCCTTCTCCATTCACACTCCGCCGACTCCGCCTTTGCATCTCAGATCCACGCCGAGCACCTCCGAGCACGCGAGCCGCCTGCAATGCCTCTGCAGAATCGCGACCAACTTGTTCGCCGGCCGCCAAGCAGAGAACGCGCAATCCTGCGGGCCCGGCTACCATTTCCATTCATCGGCCCGCTCCACAATGCCGTGCCCAGCCGTGCCCTCGTGGGACATTATTGTCTTCCAACTTGGGAAGTCACTGTACATCGGCCCCGGCGACGGCGTACAACGTCTTGGTGATACAGATGTGTATACTATTGTCATTGACATCCTAACCTCGGTGCCTCTCAGACGGGCCACGAAACGGTGAGACTTCGAAAGACAGCCTTCCATCATCACCTCACTCATCTCGCCACTGGCCCAACCCTGACCTGCTCTCTGCTCTGCCGGTCTTGCCATCGCTGTACTTTCTTTTGCGCTTTCTTCTTCTCCCCTGTCATCCGTCGGAAGCGTCCTCGAGCACCATGCTTGATTTTCGTAATCAGATCCCCGGCCCGACCTTTGGTAATCATGCCAAACTGGAGTTGCTCATCTTCTTGGCGGAATTTGTTCAGATAGTCCATTTGACTCTGGGACGCGGGCTTCTTTCTCCAAAAGGCAGACTTCGAGATCATGTCGTACGAGAATGTTTCCGAGGCGAACGTGTCTGCACCGTGTACGGCAGCCTCGAATGTCGCTGACTTCCCTATCTGTCGTGGCCTGGCATATGGTGCCTTCGATGTTGTCCCATCTGGTAGCCGTGCAGTGTACCAGAGCACATACTCATCACTTCCTTCCTTCTTGATGCTCACGTTGGCCCCGTCCAGGTTTGTAAGGATGTACCTGATGTCGTCTATCTGCACCCAGGCAAATGGCGAAATTTTGCGAATCTGTCTTTCTCCCATCGTGTCCTCGATCAGATCGTTGACGCTGTCGTAATCTGTAAAGATGACATCGCCCTTCAGCTCGGGCGGCGGTTGACTAGCAGCCTGCATCGCCTGCTCTTCCCTTTGCTTCTCCTGCTCTTTCCGCTCTTTCAAGCTCTTCATTGTCTTGAAGTCAGCTTCATTCACGAGCTCTTGTGAATTCAGTCCAAACAATGTAGGGGTCGTGATGATTCCTCCCTCAAGCGAGGCTACCATGTCAATAACATGGCAATTCGCTTTCCCTTCGTACTTTCGCAGGCCGCGGCCGACCATCTGAATCAGCAGATTCCTCGACTGCGTCGGCCGTGCCACCAAGATACAATCAATATTGGGTATATCAGTACCTTCGGTAAAGATCCCACAGTTGAGGAGCACAGGATACTCGCCATTCTTGAATGCTTGCAGCCGCTCCGCTCGTTCCTGCGCATTTGTCGAGCCTGTTATGTACTGTGCTTCGACGCCATGCTGACGGAACACTGCAGTGAGATCTGCGACATGTGTGAGATCAACGCAAAATACCAGGGTCGATTTCCGACTTCCTCCCTTTTCTAGCCACGCCCTGACTGTGATAAGATTGGTCTCTGGGTTATTGACAGCCTTGCTCAGCGCTTTCGACTGGAAGTCTCCACCTGCGACCTTGACTTTGTCGAGATTCACGCCCGTCTTGACAGTAGTGAAGATGGCCTTGGCAAGGTATTCGTCCTCTATCATCTCTACATAGTCCCTGGATATCGTGAGTAAGAGGGACATCAGCAACGAGTATTCACTTACTTATGGTACACAATGTGGTCTATCGCAGTGCCCAGTTTTAAGCCATCATGTCTGGAGAGGGTAGCAGAGACTCCAACAAGCGCGGTCGGGCCTAGGTTATTGGGATTGGCCAAACGAAAGTGCTCGAGAATTGTCATGTAGCTCCCAGCTACGATGTGATGAGCCTCGTCCACTATGACCAGCTTGAAGCGTGCTGGGTCGAACTTTTGGAGACGTTCTGCAGAGCGCGCCAGCGTCGGCACAGAGGCGAGGGTGATGTCTGCGAGACCAGATGCTTTGCTGTTCGCCATCTCGATCTCCACAGTCTTGTCTGGGTAGAGCTGCTGGCAATGTCGGGCAGCCTGCTCGATCAACTCACGACGATGCGCGAGGATGAGGGTATGTGTGGCATTCTTGGATGGAGCTGGTACTCGATCTAACAGATGGCTGAAGATGACAGTCTTCCCGCTGCCAGTGGCAAGTGAAATGCCCAGTCTCTTCTCTCCTCGCGAAAGATGATCGAGGACGGCTTGAATGCTGGATTCTTGATAGTCGCGCAGCTGGACCGGTCCAGTAGCAGCCGATATCTTGCATGTACTGCTGTATCTCATGCATCGCTGCATGCAGCCAGGTTGATCAACCCATGATCTGGGTACGATGCTGCGCCGGCGGGCAGCCGACGTTTGCAATGTCGCACGGGCGATGGGCAGTCTCTGAGCAAGGCGAACGATAGGCAAGGGCCGCCACATGAAGTTGATGAGATGTGGTGATGTCGATGGGAAGAGACGTGGCAGTTTCGTGTTTCAGTCTCGTCGCGTAGaatagtctagaactagaactaCTGAGCCCAAACAGCGCTGACTGATCAAACCTTCATGTTCTGCTTCGAAAGGTAACACGAAGAACGTCACGACCGTCGATCTCCAGTCGCTGATATAACGTCCGCGGCGCCCTCCTGCCCTGTGATGGACTCTTCGTCGCCTTGGGAGCAGCACGACGGGAGCGAAGATGAACAAGGAGAATCAGACTCGGACAGGCAAGGACAAGGCAAAGGCTCTCCAAGCCAAAGTCGACGACCTCACCACACTGCACTCGGGGCTCGACAGGCAGTCGCAACGCTCGTAAGGACCTTACCATCACGGGGCCGACTGCTCAACGAGTCAAACGCAGTACTCGAATCCAGCGAAGGCAAATCCGGCAAAAAGAAATCTCGTTCCTCAAAAGAACCTGGCCCAAGGATCTCCCGCCAACCCAAAGGCCTCCACTCTCGGTACCCTAAGTCAAGGCGGAGAGAGATAAAGCAAAATCTCAGCCGAGCATATCGCGATCTTCTCAATGCCGATATCGAAGATGCACGGCGGCGGTCGAGCGGCAAGGCAGTATCGCTAGACTCTTCGCAGATTGGACGATCGTACTGGACTGCGCATGAGAAGGACTGTCTTTTCCGCAGAATCGAGCGCACGGGGCTGCGTGATCTCAAGGATTTAAATCAAGCGGTGCCAACGAAAAGCGATGCAGAAATCAAGGCCTACTTGCTGCTACTTGACGAAAGTCTATCAAGCTCTGCCACTTACGGTACTTCTACTGAGCAACTTGACATGAGCGACGTGCCAGCAGCCTCTGAAGTCCCATCTGACCTCGAGTCTGCTCTGGACGCTGCTGCTACTGCACTGGAATGCCACGTCCACGATCACGATGTCAAAGCTGAACAGAAGGTAAATGGCGATGTATGGCTCATAGATATACAAGCTGCCGATCAAATCGAGCTGGAGTATGAAATATCACATGAGCAACAAGGTAATGCTGAGAACGAGCTAGATAACACATCTGCTGCCGCCGGACATGCGCCAGCTCCGGCGTCTTTAGCTGCAGCCACCAAGCCGGAAAGCCTTCTCCGACCAGCTGCCTTGCTTGAACTTTCTAGTAACCTCTTCATGAACAACGGTGAGGATGAGGAACAGAACTGGCATCACCTCGATGCGCTCTCAACAGACATCGACGGTCCAGCCATGTTCAGATCGGCTTTGACAGACTTACACGACCTTGCAATCGGTCTTACCCGCCGGCTTGTGCAAGTTGTCATCTTTCAAGCCATGTCGAGGCTTCGCGCTGAAGATTCAATCAGGAAAGACTGGACCCCATCTGCGAATATACGTGATGCTGATGTGCATTCTGCCCTGGATCTGCTCAACATGCCACGAAGCGGGGAACGATATTGGGCAAGCTGTGCGCGAAGATGCAGGGTCGATGTTTATAGCGAGTCAAAGAAGTTTGCGGATGGTAGACCAGGCACAAAGCAGGGCCGTCGGTTGACCTTCGACGAAGTCGAGACAGAGCTTCGGCTGGACTTGCCTCACATCGACACGGACGGCAACGTGAATAATCACTTCGATGCCGAGGATGTCGATGAGATGCTCCGCGACGATGAAATGTTCACGGACGTCAGCGAAGTGGACAGTCCTCCAAAGGACAACTCAGAATATGAGGAGCCTGCAAAACCCACTCGAAGGCGTTCGAGCAAGCGGAAGCGTGCTTTAAGTCCGGCAGACTTCTGCCGTGTTGAGACTGCGTACCTTGAAGCAGTCGATCGAAATACACGTACCACGGAGGAGATGCGATTGCGGAAACTGCTGCGCATCGAAGCTGTGGATGATGCCGATGTCTCGCGCTCATTGCTAGCTTCCGAACCTGGTCCTGTTCCCGCTGCTTTGATTGGCGACTTGAAATGGCGTGAGAGAGTGGAGTACGAAGCCGAATGGGAACATTTGCAAGGACATGTTGGCCCCGAGGCATTCCATCAAATGGCGTTGGCAGGGAAAGCCGGGAGACAGCGAAGAAGAATACTCCATGCAGAATTGCAACGGCGTCTTGGAGAAGATATCGCGCTTCCTTTGAAACCCGAGGATGAACTCGCAAGTGAAGAAGAACAGGATATAGAGGAGGATCT from Fulvia fulva chromosome 2, complete sequence harbors:
- a CDS encoding Putative mitochondrial ATP-dependent helicase irc3; this encodes MWRPLPIVRLAQRLPIARATLQTSAARRRSIVPRSWVDQPGCMQRCMRYSSTCKISAATGPVQLRDYQESSIQAVLDHLSRGEKRLGISLATGSGKTVIFSHLLDRVPAPSKNATHTLILAHRRELIEQAARHCQQLYPDKTVEIEMANSKASGLADITLASVPTLARSAERLQKFDPARFKLVIVDEAHHIVAGSYMTILEHFRLANPNNLGPTALVGVSATLSRHDGLKLGTAIDHIVYHKDYVEMIEDEYLAKAIFTTVKTGVNLDKVKVAGGDFQSKALSKAVNNPETNLITVRAWLEKGGSRKSTLVFCVDLTHVADLTAVFRQHGVEAQYITGSTNAQERAERLQAFKNGEYPVLLNCGIFTEGTDIPNIDCILVARPTQSRNLLIQMVGRGLRKYEGKANCHVIDMVASLEGGIITTPTLFGLNSQELVNEADFKTMKSLKERKEQEKQREEQAMQAASQPPPELKGDVIFTDYDSVNDLIEDTMGERQIRKISPFAWVQIDDIRYILTNLDGANVSIKKEGSDEYVLWYTARLPDGTTSKAPYARPRQIGKSATFEAAVHGADTFASETFSYDMISKSAFWRKKPASQSQMDYLNKFRQEDEQLQFGMITKGRAGDLITKIKHGARGRFRRMTGEKKKAQKKVQRWQDRQSREQVRVGPVAR
- a CDS encoding Putative glutamine amidotransferase-like protein, which codes for MHKDFVKILVLETDEPHPDTQHEKGSFADIFNHLFTKAGQSHDPPLGVELDQHFVVDDPEHNHHGHVPHASEIPEDVHAILITGSMYDAHGDDPWIVQLRELVKNLWTTRPEIKFSGVCFGHQLLARTLGAKVEPTPGERWELSHTSMDLTLVGQKLFVTNDKTLTVHQMHQDHVTTVPSSETTDLLDAGTKVHVWASTEHTEVQGLYIRDRLFTSQGHLGFDENMVHRQIELRQKSGAIGKKDLEQVREAQEKAHLEHDGEVVAAAVVRFFHGDDHDID
- a CDS encoding GPI inositol-deacylase, producing MRDRTSSDNDDRPKPASTTPSASDKAKASVKSRDMIRDGGSGSRSRLQERKQSRELSVSPVVEGHSPLMRTSISSPALEKNPLLETPPTPIPHDAPAPIADHVRQHAARLPSPWRCSFLTLATSMAALLLLFTIVHSFLNRQQDPKGCAMSYMMPRFNHFADFDTEHTRFASKYSLYLYREGGVDDDVRVKGIPVLFIPGNAGSYKQVRPIAAEAARYFHDTLRMDGHAIGDGKRPLDFFTVDFNEELIAFHGQTLLDQAEYLNEAVAYILALYHQPQRSLREPGLPDPKSVIILGHSMGGVVARTMLRMPNYQEKTINTIITLSAPHARPPISFDPAMVETYNDVNTFWRDAYSGLTAGKSPLDDVTLVSVAGGGLDTMIPSEYTSLTSLVPDTHGFTVFTSSIPNVWTGMDHLAIMWCDQFRKALVRAIFDVIDVRRPGQTQSRPERIRAFRKRLLTGMEPVVEKGLLEKEPNFFLTLEHSSTAIMSHGERLVLRSLGDTGTTKAHVMPVPAQPFVEGSKFTLLTDQTLDAGEEEGTLSVLLCSVFPPPSGFAVLSYAINLDSTGNSAGSTRLACKNAASDVSLLPASTNTSVNAFDNAKPFSYLQYDLHTVADYQFVAVLEKAKERQPGWVMAEFSQAAAASIQVNKGHHQILMGGLKVKLPKQRPMMTEIKIPEVHSTLFAYSLQVKQKKCDKYASSFAPLMRQYIAEPYESKYFVNTKGGNINVHGLSPYMPPPLLGGGATEGLSLQLWTDPTCNSTVEVSLKVDKLGSAGKLVMRYRTVFAAFPLLVVALVLRKQFKVYDTTGVFMSFTQSMDQCIRTSLPAIFIALTFFGVAVSKSSHNIWTRHLLSTSTGTSEQTIDFTVNDLMLGTSDPFFWFLVPLFAIIAVGICIAMNYIVLILEHVFALIFSCVRAWTQRTVDEHRRSQGPLTATQRLVTTGILVLMVVTVIPYQFAYMVLCIVQVATCIRALKGARDTQSAQSYNFYNYTHSMLVLMLWILPINMPVLVVWIHNLAVHWLTPFSTHHNLLCVLGYILLVEMMSTNNMIPRVMNRSIRLLTNTIMFIFAIYAASYGVTYAYMMHYFVNALCLWFFVIHLSSGPVSLANLVQYITGADGSSSSTTSKGKKRP
- a CDS encoding Aflatoxin B1 aldehyde reductase member 4 produces the protein MPPHFISGDIGQHDPEAVSKIFEQHNITHIDTAARYQNGESEKIIGRSSLPKQISINTKILITEMTDPFLLPDRIEKSLMNSLKVLNLGQVDTLYCHGPDSITPIADQAKALNEHYKQGRFKHLGVSNFSTEMLQEWLDIAGEEGYVKPSWYQGQYNLLCRGHEDTLFPLLRKHGIHYAGYAPLGGGFLLGNFTEDGVQAGKRFSLQTPYVKWYDHASMHEAVKKLNGVSERAGVEMDELSLRWLVYHSALEEGDAVILGLSSKLTHFESSLKKAQGGPLESGVAAGLSALWEGVKADGMDMIDTRKW